The genome window CGCAGCGTCTGGGCTCGCAGCAGATCCTCCCGCCCTGCATCTTCTTGCTCTTGGGCGCGATCGATAATTTCTGCTATATCATTGACCGCCCTATCTAGTTGCAACCCAATTTTATATCGCTCTAAATTCAACAGCAACTTACGTTTAATACTTTGTTGAGCGGGGTTGTTTGGCAACTTACTAATTTTTTTATTGACGATTTCTAGTGGATAAATATAATTAGCCCGTAGCGAATCGCAAGTCATTCTAATTTTTTCTATCCCTTCAATGTGTTCCAAATAATTATACTTTTTAACTTCTGAAAACAACACTTTTAAATGGGAAAGATTATTTTGTAACTCTTGGTATTTTCTGTCAAATATTTGGGGCTGTTCCAGCCCGTAACTGAGCCATTCTTGGCTATTTTGCGTCCGCAGTAAAGCCACCTGCAGCTTATTTAAAAACTGACTTGCTCGATCGATGTGTACTTGATTGTTAGTTCTGCGATAGTAATGATTGCCCGCCAACATCCCGACACTCGTTCCCCCAATCGCAACACAAAGAGCCAGTGCGTACCCACTGCTGATTTTGTCGCGAATACTGAGGTTGCCCAAGGAACGGGCTATGTGAGCGAAATAATTGGGCTTGAGTGGGTGGCTCTCTTTGATCTTATGCTCGCAAGAGGTAGAGAGTTCTTGTGAAGGCTGATTCAGATGTTTGAGCTGCATAGATGCTAACCTGTGAATAATTCACGCACTGACAATTCAGTCTAACTTAACTCGCGGCTGATTTGAGAGTACCGCATTGATATTTAATGTGATAATTTTTGTAACTTAGGATACTCTTACCTTGCCTAAGAAACCCGGTTTCTTGGGGTGCATCTCACTTTTGCGAATGTGTCAAAAAAGAGTTAAAATGAAAAAGCTAGTAAAATCGTCAAATAAAGATGAGGTAAATAAAATGACACCCTCAGACCAACAACAACTAAAAGCCCACTTAAAAGCGGTAGCAAAAATTCTTTACAGAAATACAGAGCCAACTGAGTTAAAAACTTTTGAAAGTATAGAAAAAGCAGTCCGTCAGAAAATGTTATCAGAGGTTGGTCCAGAAATAGGTAGTCTTTTTTTTTCAGCAGTATCAGGAATTCAAACAGGAAAACCCCGAAAAATAAAATCAATAATCGGATCGCTCGACATTACAGATAATCAGGCAAAATATTTTGGCTTAAAAGCTTACAGTCAATTTAGTCCCCTGATGGAAAATTGCTGTCTTTTAATCAGTGCTAACGAATCTTATCAAATGGCAGAAAAAGATTTGGAAAAATTTACTGGGATCAAAATTTCTCACAGTACATTACAAAGATTAGTCAAAAGACAAGAATTGGAATTGCCTACATCTCAACAAGGAGTCAAAGAAATTACATTGGATGGCGGTAAAGTCAGACTACGCAACGCAACCAAGGGCGAGAGCTGTTACTGGAAAGACTATAAAGCCGTGTGTTTAGATAATATTTATGCGGGAGCGTTTTTCAAAATAATCAAGATTTAATTGATTGGACTAATAGCCAAAAATTACTACATCCTATGTATTGCCTCGGAGATGGCCATGCCGGAATTTGGAACATATTTAAAGAAATTGGAGACAATGAACAAAGACAAGAAATCTTAGATTGGTATCATCTGAAAGAAAATCTCTACAAGGTAGGGGGTTCAATAAAACGATTGAAATTAGCCGAAAATATGTTATGGCAAGGCAAAGTTGATGAAGTTATAAATTTATTTAAAGACTTTAAAGGTCAAGCATTTAAAACGTTTTGCAATTATTTAGATACCCATCGCTGCCGAATAGTAAATTACCAATACTACAAAGAAGAATCCATAAGTTCGATTGGTTCTGGAACAGTGGAATCAACAATAAAACGCATTGGATTAAGGGTAAAAATATCGGGAGCGCAATGGAATATTGAGAACGTTTCCTCTATGCTTGC of Oscillatoria nigro-viridis PCC 7112 contains these proteins:
- a CDS encoding ISKra4 family transposase (programmed frameshift), with product MTPSDQQQLKAHLKAVAKILYRNTEPTELKTFESIEKAVRQKMLSEVGPEIGSLFFSAVSGIQTGKPRKIKSIIGSLDITDNQAKYFGLKAYSQFSPLMENCCLLISANESYQMAEKDLEKFTGIKISHSTLQRLVKRQELELPTSQQGVKEITLDGGKVRLRNATKGESCYWKDYKAVCLDNIYAGAFFKNNQDLIDWTNSQKLLHPMYCLGDGHAGIWNIFKEIGDNEQRQEILDWYHLKENLYKVGGSIKRLKLAENMLWQGKVDEVINLFKDFKGQAFKTFCNYLDTHRCRIVNYQYYKEESISSIGSGTVESTIKRIGLRVKISGAQWNIENVSSMLALRCAYLNGQLSI